The following coding sequences lie in one Sorghum bicolor cultivar BTx623 chromosome 6, Sorghum_bicolor_NCBIv3, whole genome shotgun sequence genomic window:
- the LOC8073997 gene encoding ubiquitin carboxyl-terminal hydrolase 27, whose protein sequence is MGKFMHDNRLLSPSEVNRRQYSLAAVAVGLGLGVAGLCKALHSGLSIPWVSPRNLFLGSGRVYYVGGLRNLGNNCFLNVILQALASCGGFISFLDNLLATDGLLPEEKAVRMPLLLALSSLLEDLSIVRDERTVLNPHGVMHALSFYVSHFNLTRQQDASEAFLHLLISLRDEFSHCYVPHRSSLADITLSHSKVYKQREGNLPECKRWKQNLFGPFDGTIGSILSCRNCSSVLSLDFENFHCLPLSPVLNTNGDITSGCSLVDCLKYFTVVEHLDNYRCDRCWHIIAAKYLSLKSEVDEEKVSKLHTCVDYGTCSCRNMFPLEKMPCSPSSRATKQLIISQCPKILCIHLLRASVGLDGEPIKHQGHISFPLLLNLSPFAGGASGAGPLAMNVQRDGQQALHLYRQLNMQMSLNVLPTGGYLSSQPCKEEATNDSGRSIHMANVDVSSSSSSSSPQPSMSKLYGLSAVVEHYGKCGGGHYAVYRRVASNPDPDDPGKPLAGLGRRWFYISDGQVSEVSEEDVLCAEATLLFYERL, encoded by the exons ATGGGGAAGTTTATGCATGACAATCGACTGCTTTCTCCGAGCGAAGTAAATAGACGTCAGTATAGTCTTGCGGCAGTTGCTGTCGGTTTGGGACTAGGAGTTGCCGGGTTATGCAAGGCATTGCATAGTGGTTTGTCCATACCATGGGTTTCTCCAAGGAATTTATTTTTGGGGTCAGGGAGAGTATACTATGTTGGAGGTCTGCGAAATCTTGGCAACAATTGCTTTCTTAATGTCATCCTCCAG GCACTTGCCAGCTGTGGTGGTTTTATTTCCTTTCTAGATAATTTGCTTGCAACTGATGGCTTGCTACCTGAAGAAAAGGCTGTAAGAATGCCTCTTCTTCTTGCTCTAAGTTCTCTCTTGGAAG ACTTGAGCATAGTTCGAGATGAAAGAACTGTGTTGAATCCACATGGAGTAATGCATGCTTTGAGTTTCTATGTTAGTCACTTCAATTTGACCAGACAGCAG GACGCTTCGGAAGCTTTTCTCCATCTTCTGATCTCACTGAGGGACGAATTTTCCCATTGTTATGTACCACATAGGAGTTCTCTGGCAGACATCACCCTTTCTCACTCCAAAGTATACAAGCAAAGGGAAGGTAACCTGCCTGAATGCAAGCGCTGGAAACAAAATCTATTTGGTCCCTTCGATGGGACAATTGGCAGCATATTGTCTTGCAGAAACTGTTCATCTGTG CTGTCATTGGACTTTGAGAATTTCCACTGCTTGCCTCTTTCACCAGTGCTTAATACAAATGGGGATATT ACCAGTGGGTGTAGCTTGGTGGATTGCCTAAAGTACTTCACTGTGGTGGAGCACCTTGACAATTATCGCTGTGATCGGTGTTGGCACATCATTGCTGCCAAATATCTATCTCTTAAATCAGAAGTTGATGAG GAAAAGGTTAGCAAGCTTCACACCTGTGTCGACTATGGCACTTGCAGTTGCAGGAATATGTTCCCCCTGGAGAAAATGCCATGTTCACCATCTTCACGAGCAACAAAGCAGTTAATTATCAGCCAGTGCCCAAAG ATTCTATGCATTCATTTGCTACGTGCTTCAGTCGGTCTTGATGGTGAGCCCATCAAACATCAG GGACATATTTCTTTCCCTTTACTTCTCAATCTGTCCCCGTTTGCGGGAGGTGCATCGGGCGCTGGACCTTTAGCAATGAATGTGCAAAGAGATGGCCAGCAAGCTCTTCATCTATATCGACAACTGAATATGCAGATGAGCTTAAATGTCTTACCGACTGGAGGGTACTTATCAAGTCAGCCATGTAAGGaagaagcaacaaatgatagtgGCCGCTCAATTCACATG GCAAATGTTGATGTGTCTAGtagttcatcatcatcatcaccgcaGCCATCAATGAGCAAGTTATATGGTCTCTCGGCTGTCGTGGAGCATTACGGGAAATGTGGAGGAGGGCATTATGCAGTTTACAGGAGAGTTGCATCAAATCCTGACCCTGATGATCCAGGGAAACCACTTGCAGGCCTTGGCAGGCGGTGGTTTTACATCTCGGATGGCCAGGTATCAGAAGTTTCAGAGGAGGATGTTTTGTGTGCGGAGGCCACCCTCCTCTTCTATGAAAGATTGTAG
- the LOC8077608 gene encoding histone-lysine N-methyltransferase ASHH1 isoform X2, with protein MNYAGQFVIEYCGEVISWKESKRRAQAYETQGLKDAYIIYLNADESIDATRKGNFARFINHSCQPNCETRKWNVLGEVRVGIFAKQDIPFGTELSYDYNFEWYGGVMVRCLCGAASCSGFLGAKSRGFQEATYLWEDDDDRFSVENIPLYDSADDEPTSVNKDILLSSHGMVAEYNNISTVQITENPGNAGTNEFAPIIVDELTASSNGLAPKNVEPLTASSNEFTPMTIEPLNAMPMVAHLVENGSTEYSVQDTHDHGVSQNSVPKAANHANQTGSQNNSNHSALVPVKPAPKRRGRKPKRVLPKQLDIPDICDRLTSSLACEEILYCEEVKNQAVSEIDALYDEIRPAVEEHERDSQDSVSTSLAEKWIEASCCKYKAEFDLYAAIIKNIASTPLRSKDDVAPREQNGLKYLENGS; from the exons ATGAATTAT GCTGGTCAATTTGTTATCGAATACTGTGGAGAAGTAATATCATGGAAGGAATCCAAACGGAGAGCTCAAGCTTATGAGACCCAAG GTTTAAAGGATGCTTATATCATTTACCTCAATGCTGATGAGTCAATTGATGCAACAAGAAAAGGGAACTTTGCGAGATTCATCAACCATTCATG CCAACCGAATTGTGAGACTAGGAAATGGAATGTCCTTGGGGAAGTAAGAGTTGGAATCTTTGCAAAGCAAGACATTCCATTTGGAACGGAATTATCCTATGACTACAATTTTGAGTGGTATGGTGGTGTGATGGTGCGGTGCCTCTGTGGAGCTGCCAGTTGTTCTGGGTTTCTTGGGGCTAAATCACGTGGTTTCCAG GAGGCCACATACCTGTGGGAAGATGATGATGACAG GTTTTCTGTTGAGAATATCCCTCTTTATGATTCTGCTGATGACGAACCTACAAGCGTTAACAAGGACATCCTCTTATCAAGTCATGGCATGGTTGCTGAATACAACAACATCAGCACAGTTCAGATTACTGAGAATCCTGGAAACGCTGGAACCAATGAATTTGCACCAATTATTGTGGACGAACTGACAGCAAGCTCAAATGGATTAGCACCAAAGAATGTTGAGCCATTGACTGCAAGCTCAAATGAATTCACACCAATGACTATTGAGCCACTGAATGCCATGCCAATGGTAGCTCATTTAGTCGAGAATGGGTCAACTGAATATAGTGTACAAGACACTCATGATCACGGTGTTTCTCAGAATTCAGTGCCCAAAGCTGCAAATCATGCGAATCAAACTGGATCCCAAAACAACAGCAACCATTCAGCGTTGGTCCCTGTAAAGCCCGCACCGAAACGTCGTGGTAGGAAACCTAAACGCGTTCTGCCCAAGCAGCTGGATATTCCAGATATTTGCGACCGGCTTACATCATCTTTGGCGTGTGAAGAAATACTGTATTGTGAG GAAGTGAAGAATCAGGCTGTTTCTGAAATCGACGCCCTGTATGACGAGATAAGGCCTGCGGTTGAAGAGCATGAGAGGGATAGCCAAGACAGCGTCTCCACAAGCCTCGCGGAGAAGTGGATCGAGGCCAGCTGCTGCAAGTACAAAGCCGAATTCGACCTATATGCTGCAATAATCAAGAACATTGCCTCCACACCGCTAAGATCGAAGGATGACGTGGCCCCGAGAGAGCAGAACGGATTGAAGTACTTGGAGAACGGTTCATGA
- the LOC8073998 gene encoding uncharacterized protein LOC8073998, with product MSQEGANLPQEVEGSHDQATAPHGSIPANAGSPTATVMSAGSNPSSVSKLASAVNNAGLSERASPAVLSAGEDSNAASSKIASPAVLQAGEDSSAASKISSPAVLLAGEENKVELKLASPTVLLAGEEKGNDAAGSKLASPAMLHDYDNSKAGSHAGVDNNAARSEVASPAVLHAGDGNNGGSKIASPAVPQAIVENPTGSKLDSPAVLHADEHNNAGFKVPNPAVLHASKDMDNNTERPKFGSSLLLHAGKDNKARTKLAIQAMSHASGNAGSSRLTRSAAAALHAAKSNASNLAIQVAPRHHAGKDNIAGSSKAARPAAVGAGAGESNAKEGKNNIARGQQRALEADVGGGSGKGNAAALEDTDHDLHIFTERERRKKMKNMFSTLHALLPDLPDKADKATIVGEAVTYIKSLEGTVEKLEKMKLQRKRALAAQQQLQQHGQQLLVGAGSGSSRASSARHPAPALPAPAAPAPAPAASSSREASLADMVHSLEVQQASVAAANRALAVAAAAAAAGGSGSGSSSGAAAANALSLPRGAVPFPAPATGFQTWSGQNVVVSVANNEAYINLHCPREPGTLTKVLFVLERHSIEVVTTTISAHDGFRMYGIHARANPASASARFPQNLGAEDRFKLAVSEIVQLINI from the exons ATGTCTCAGGAAGGAGCCAACCTGCCCCAAGAAGTGGAGGGCAGCCATGATCAGGCCACCGCCCCCCACGGCAGCATCCCTGCCAACGCCGGATCGCCGACGGCGACCGTGATGTCGGCTGGTTCCAACCCCAGCTCTGTCAGCAAGCTGGCCAGCGCCGTCAACAACGCTGGGTTGTCTGAGCGTGCCAGCCCAGCGGTGCTCTCTGCCGGCGAGGACAGCAACGCCGCGTCTTCCAAGATCGCCAGCCCAGCGGTGCTCCAGGCCGGCGAGGACAGCAGCGCCGCGTCCAAGATCTCCAGCCCAGCGGTGCTCCTTGCCGGCGAGGAAAACAAAGTTGAGTTAAAGCTCGCAAGCCCGACAGTGCTCCTTGCCGGCGAGGAGAAGGGAAACGACGCTGCTGGGTCCAAGCTTGCTAGCCCGGCGATGCTCCATGACTACGACAACAGCAAAGCCGGGTCCCATGCTGGCGTGGACAACAACGCCGCCCGATCCGAGGTCGCCAGCCCGGCGGTGCTCCACGCCGGCGATGGTAACAACGGCGGATCCAAGATCGCCAGCCCGGCCGTGCCCCAGGCCATCGTGGAAAACCCCACCGGGTCCAAGCTCGACAGCCCGGCGGTGCTCCATGCCGACGAGCACAACAACGCCGGGTTCAAGGTCCCAAACCCCGCAGTGCTCCATGCCAGCAAGGACATGGACAACAACACCGAGCGGCCCAAGTTTGGCAGCTCGCTGTTGCTCCATGCTGGCAAGGACAACAAAGCCAGGACCAAGCTCGCCATCCAGGCGATGTCCCATGCCAGCGGTAACGCTGGGTCGTCCAGGCTCACCAGATCGGCGGCGGCTGCACTCCATGCCGCCAAGAGCAACGCATCCAACCTCGCCATCCAGGTGGCGCCCCGCCACCATGCCGGCAAGGACAACATCGCTGGGTCATCCAAGGCTGCCAGACCAGCGGCagtcggcgccggcgccggcgagaGCAACGCCAAGGAGGGAAAAAACAACATAGCTAGAGGACAACAACGTGCCCTTGAGGCCGACGTGGGCGGCGGCAGCGGGAAGGGCAACGCCGCCGCGTTGGAGGACACCGACCACGACTTGCACATCTTTACAGAGAGGGAGCggaggaagaagatgaagaaCATGTTCAGCACCCTGCACGCGCTCCTCCCTGATCTCCCCGACAAG GCTGACAAGGCCACCATAGTTGGGGAGGCCGTGACCTACATCAAGTCTCTGGAAGGCACCGTCGAGAAGCTGGAGAAGATGAAGCTGCAGCGCAAGCGCGCGCTGGCggcgcagcagcagctgcagcagcaCGGCCAGCAGCTGCTGGTGGGTgccggcagcggcagcagccGCGCGTCGTCCGCTCGCCACCCCGCACCAGCGCTGCCAGCACCAGCTgcaccggcgccggcgccggcggcgtcaTCGTCGAGGGAGGCGAGCCTGGCGGACATGGTCCACAGCTTGGAGGTGCAGCAGGCCTCCGTGGCCGCCGCGAACAGGGCCCTGGCagtggcggcggccgcggccgccgcgggcggctccggctccggctcctcctccggcgccgccgccgccaacgcgCTATCTCTGCCCCGTGGCGCGGTGCCGTTCCCGGCGCCGGCGACGGGGTTCCAGACGTGGTCCGGGCAGAACGTGGTGGTGAGCGTGGCCAACAACGAGGCGTACATCAACCTGCACTGCCCGCGGGAGCCCGGCACGCTGACCAAGGTGCTGTTCGTGCTGGAGAGGCACAGCATCGAGGTGGTCACCACCACCATCTCCGCCCACGACGGCTTCCGCATGTACGGCATCCATGCGCGC GCGAacccggcgtcggcgtcggctcgCTTCCCACAGAATCTGGGTGCTGAAGACAGGTTCAAGCTGGCGGTGTCGGAGATTGTGCAGCTGATCAACATCTGA